The following are from one region of the Flavimobilis soli genome:
- a CDS encoding YhgE/Pip domain-containing protein, whose amino-acid sequence MTSTTSMPRSTRRRWAVALVALLVPLALVSALLAAQWDPASRAGDVTAAVVNHDEPVTLDGQITPLGRQLAAQLVKDSRSQGGWSWVVTDSEEAADGLDEGRYAAVVTIPEDFSAAATSFAADQSAARPAQIDVTTAESSTATRNLVTSALADAATVGLGRQLTETYLENVLVGFQDISDQLGEAADGAQQLADGAGELADGQEQLADGAGTLADGTGSLAEGLRALADGAGTASSGASTLADGTRTLAGGAGDLADGADQLAKGTKPLAQGAKSAAGGARDLAQGTGDLADGLDTLADGAKDLTAGSTAVADGVDELVDGLEELAAGAEGVPAGFAAARAGVDALSGDPLDQLVEGVRQLGAAQAAAGCAPGDGGACDVFDEALADAVAQYRGALGQLSDGLAEAEGTPASATSAPTGSYLLASGLAAAVGTDGSATAEPTGAKALAAGARATADGTKALSGGLAQTAKGAAALDKGASSLAGGLKTLATGTSTLSTGASGLASGAVELASGAKSLASGTNQLAGGVAQLSTGAGEAASGAGDLGDGASQLADGLAQAAPGAKQLADGTSELADGLGQAVDGIAEQAPKNPETLAQVIAAPVAAPTLPDLGPLAGVGLTAAVALWLGALVMTMRPRTSGLALLGTTRSSARMTLHGVTLAVGVTALQGVLVGAVVVAVTDAPVVMIPAAALAAVAMLLFLHALVAWAGNVGRAIALVVGVSVLVAASAPSAPAWLEQLGALGPLDAAGRFLTAAAGDGGGAGTVVLLLVWAAAGFAADVAATAWARRRAGGLVLAAA is encoded by the coding sequence CAAGGACTCCCGCTCGCAGGGCGGCTGGTCCTGGGTCGTCACCGACTCCGAGGAAGCCGCTGACGGCCTCGACGAGGGCCGCTACGCCGCCGTCGTGACGATCCCCGAGGACTTCTCTGCCGCCGCGACGTCGTTCGCGGCCGACCAGTCCGCCGCGCGCCCCGCGCAGATCGACGTCACGACCGCCGAGAGCTCGACCGCGACGCGCAACCTCGTGACGTCGGCGCTCGCCGACGCCGCGACCGTGGGCCTCGGCCGCCAGCTCACCGAGACGTACCTCGAGAACGTCCTCGTCGGTTTCCAGGACATCAGCGACCAGCTCGGCGAGGCAGCCGACGGCGCCCAGCAGCTCGCCGACGGCGCCGGTGAGCTCGCCGACGGCCAGGAGCAGCTCGCGGACGGCGCGGGCACGCTCGCGGACGGCACGGGCAGCCTCGCCGAGGGCCTGCGTGCCCTCGCCGACGGTGCCGGCACGGCGTCGTCGGGCGCGAGCACCCTCGCCGACGGCACGCGCACCCTCGCGGGCGGCGCGGGCGACCTGGCCGACGGTGCCGACCAGCTCGCGAAGGGCACCAAGCCGCTCGCCCAGGGCGCGAAGAGCGCCGCCGGCGGTGCGCGCGACCTCGCCCAGGGCACCGGCGACCTCGCCGACGGCCTCGACACCCTGGCCGACGGCGCGAAGGACCTCACGGCGGGGTCCACGGCCGTGGCTGACGGCGTCGACGAGCTCGTCGACGGGCTCGAGGAGCTCGCGGCGGGAGCCGAGGGCGTCCCGGCCGGCTTCGCCGCTGCGCGCGCCGGCGTCGACGCGCTCTCGGGAGACCCTCTCGACCAGCTCGTCGAGGGCGTCCGTCAGCTCGGTGCCGCGCAGGCGGCGGCCGGGTGCGCCCCGGGCGACGGCGGCGCCTGCGACGTGTTCGACGAGGCTCTCGCCGACGCGGTCGCGCAGTACCGTGGCGCCCTGGGCCAGCTCTCCGACGGCCTCGCCGAGGCCGAGGGGACCCCCGCTTCCGCGACCTCGGCACCGACCGGCTCCTACCTGCTCGCGTCAGGCCTCGCCGCCGCGGTCGGCACCGACGGCTCCGCGACCGCCGAGCCGACGGGGGCGAAGGCCCTCGCCGCCGGCGCCCGAGCGACGGCGGACGGCACGAAGGCCCTCTCCGGAGGCCTCGCACAGACCGCCAAGGGCGCAGCCGCGCTCGACAAGGGCGCGTCCAGCCTCGCAGGCGGCCTCAAGACGCTCGCGACCGGCACGTCGACGCTGAGCACCGGCGCGAGCGGTCTCGCGTCCGGTGCCGTGGAGCTCGCGTCCGGCGCGAAGAGCCTCGCGTCGGGCACGAACCAGCTCGCAGGCGGCGTCGCGCAGCTCTCGACCGGCGCCGGCGAGGCAGCCTCGGGTGCGGGCGATCTCGGCGACGGCGCCTCCCAGCTCGCCGACGGCCTCGCCCAGGCCGCCCCGGGCGCGAAGCAGCTCGCGGACGGCACGTCCGAGCTCGCGGACGGCCTCGGCCAGGCGGTCGACGGCATCGCCGAGCAGGCCCCGAAGAACCCCGAGACGCTCGCCCAGGTGATCGCTGCCCCGGTCGCGGCGCCCACGCTCCCCGACCTCGGGCCGCTCGCCGGCGTCGGCCTCACCGCCGCCGTCGCGCTCTGGCTCGGCGCGCTCGTCATGACCATGCGCCCGCGCACGTCAGGCCTCGCCCTGCTCGGCACGACCCGCTCGTCGGCGCGCATGACGCTCCACGGCGTCACGCTCGCCGTCGGCGTCACCGCACTCCAGGGTGTGCTCGTCGGAGCGGTGGTCGTGGCGGTCACGGACGCTCCGGTCGTGATGATCCCCGCCGCAGCCCTCGCGGCCGTCGCGATGCTCCTGTTCCTCCACGCGCTCGTCGCGTGGGCGGGCAACGTGGGCCGTGCGATCGCGCTCGTCGTCGGCGTCTCCGTCCTCGTCGCGGCGTCCGCGCCGTCGGCCCCCGCATGGCTCGAGCAGCTCGGCGCCCTCGGTCCGCTCGACGCGGCAGGCCGCTTCCTGACCGCCGCCGCGGGCGACGGCGGCGGCGCCGGCACGGTCGTGCTCCTGCTCGTCTGGGCGGCTGCAGGCTTCGCGGCCGACGTCGCGGCGACCGCCTGGGCGCGTCGTCGTGCGGGCGGGCTCGTGCTCGCCGCCGCCTGA